In Mus musculus strain C57BL/6J chromosome 1, GRCm38.p6 C57BL/6J, a single genomic region encodes these proteins:
- the Cnih4 gene encoding protein cornichon homolog 4 produces MEAVVFLFSLLDCCALIFLSVYFIITLSDLECDYINARSCCSKLNKWVIPELVGHTIVTVLMLVSLHWFIFLLNLPVATWNIYRFIMVPSGNMGVFDPTEIHNRGQLKSHMKEAMIKLGFYLLCFFMYLYSMILALIND; encoded by the exons ATGGAGGCGGTGGTGTTCCTCTTCTCGCTCCTCGACTGTTGCGCGCTCATCTTCCTCTCCGTCTACTTC ATCATTACATTGTCTGATTTAGAATGTGATTACATTAACGCCAGATCATGTTGCTCAAAATTAAACAAG TGGGTGATCCCGGAGTTGGTCGGCCACACCATTGTCACTGTGCTGATGCTTGTCTCCCTGCACTGGTTCATCTTCCTTCTCAACTTACCTGTCGCCACGTGGAATATATATAG GTTCATTATGGTGCCAAGTGGCAACATGGGAGTATTTGATCCAACAGAAATACACAACCGGGGACAGTTAAAGTCACACATGAAAGAAGCCATGATCAAGCTTGGTTTCTACCTGCTCTGTTTCTTCATGTATCTCTATAG
- the Cnih4 gene encoding protein cornichon homolog 4 isoform X1: protein MEAVVFLFSLLDCCALIFLSVYFIITLSDLECDYINARSCCSKLNKWVIPELVGHTIVTVLMLVSLHWFIFLLNLPVATWNIYRNTQPGTVKVTHERSHDQAWFLPALFLHVSL from the exons ATGGAGGCGGTGGTGTTCCTCTTCTCGCTCCTCGACTGTTGCGCGCTCATCTTCCTCTCCGTCTACTTC ATCATTACATTGTCTGATTTAGAATGTGATTACATTAACGCCAGATCATGTTGCTCAAAATTAAACAAG TGGGTGATCCCGGAGTTGGTCGGCCACACCATTGTCACTGTGCTGATGCTTGTCTCCCTGCACTGGTTCATCTTCCTTCTCAACTTACCTGTCGCCACGTGGAATATATATAG AAATACACAACCGGGGACAGTTAAAGTCACACATGAAAGAAGCCATGATCAAGCTTGGTTTCTACCTGCTCTGTTTCTTCATGTATCTCTATAG